A region of Legionella donaldsonii DNA encodes the following proteins:
- a CDS encoding EAL domain-containing response regulator, whose translation MSFKNLTILIVEDEEFQRNILIRLLKNMGVENLYEATDGRTALEIIKKHAKSINIIISDIKMPGMDGMELLRHLSEIKTKIATIIFSGLERPLITSIETMALAYEINLLGVVEKPVSKNKLELLLNKYMSAVRNHKVTKSKPPTRSFTKKELLKGLKNEEFEPFFQPKIELTTRFIKGAEALTSWRHPRAGIITPQDFISDMEHMEIIDELTWVILKKAAKYCSSWRQAGLNIMVSVNLSLISLTDTTLADRITNLVLSQGLEPHHMILEITESATTSCLGSVLENLSRLRMKGFGLSIDDYGTGYSTMQQLMRIAYTELKIDKSFVTNAALNESTRIIVSSSLEMAKKLKLTSVAEGVETVEDWNYLLELGCDLAQGYLIAKPMPAEEFYNWAIKWMHGGLTGVTNQNLR comes from the coding sequence ATGAGCTTTAAAAATTTAACCATTCTAATTGTAGAAGATGAAGAATTTCAACGTAATATCCTAATCCGCCTCTTAAAAAATATGGGTGTAGAAAACCTATACGAAGCGACTGATGGCCGTACGGCACTCGAAATAATTAAAAAACATGCTAAATCCATTAATATTATAATCAGCGATATCAAAATGCCTGGCATGGATGGCATGGAACTACTTCGCCACCTTAGTGAAATTAAAACTAAAATAGCCACTATTATTTTTAGTGGATTGGAACGGCCACTGATCACATCTATCGAAACCATGGCATTGGCTTACGAGATTAATCTTCTCGGTGTCGTTGAAAAACCAGTTAGTAAGAATAAGTTAGAATTGTTACTTAACAAATATATGTCTGCCGTTAGAAACCACAAGGTAACAAAATCAAAACCTCCAACACGATCATTTACCAAAAAAGAATTGTTGAAAGGACTAAAAAACGAAGAGTTTGAACCTTTTTTCCAACCTAAAATTGAATTGACAACCAGGTTCATTAAAGGCGCTGAGGCACTTACTTCCTGGCGACACCCACGAGCAGGTATTATCACCCCCCAGGATTTTATTTCCGATATGGAGCATATGGAGATCATTGATGAATTGACCTGGGTAATTTTAAAAAAAGCAGCAAAATATTGCAGCTCATGGAGGCAAGCAGGACTTAATATAATGGTTTCAGTTAATCTGTCACTCATATCCTTAACAGATACAACATTGGCCGATCGAATCACGAATCTAGTTCTATCCCAAGGATTGGAGCCTCATCATATGATTTTAGAAATCACTGAATCCGCCACAACCTCTTGCCTTGGCAGTGTCCTGGAAAATCTATCCAGATTAAGAATGAAAGGTTTTGGTTTGTCTATTGATGATTATGGGACCGGATATTCAACTATGCAGCAACTTATGCGTATCGCCTATACGGAACTTAAAATCGATAAGTCGTTTGTAACCAATGCTGCCTTAAATGAATCGACGCGCATCATCGTAAGTTCCAGTCTGGAAATGGCTAAAAAATTAAAGCTCACCTCCGTTGCGGAAGGAGTAGAAACTGTCGAAGATTGGAATTATCTGCTCGAATTGGGGTGCGATCTGGCACAAGGCTATTTAATCGCAAAACCCATGCCCGCTGAGGAATTTTATAATTGGGCAATAAAATGGATGCATGGGGGGTTAACGGGTGTAACCAATCAAAACTTACGTTAG